The Bacteroidota bacterium DNA window TAAAACAAGCCCACCTGAACACCTCTATTAAAAGTATTGAATGTATTGTTTGTATTGATATTGGTAAGTCCATGATTGTATCTTATATCAAATCCAAATCCTGTAGCGGGTCTCACGTAACTCATTCCTACAGCCAATCCAAGGTCAACGCTTTTGAAACTAGAGTTTACATTCGTTTTAAAATCATCAACCTTATTTTTGGCACCAGTTAAAATACCCACTTGTGGTCCCAATTCCAATCTAAAACCATTTTCAAACATGTATTGAAAAAGAATAGGTATGTTGACATACTTCAATTGGAGATCCACGTTTTTACCATTACTTGTATACTTGGTTCCTTGAACTGAAAAAACTATTTCAGGTTGAAGTGCAAATTTTTTGCTTAAATGAATATGTGCAAGAACACCAAGGTTCAAACCTAGTTTCGGAGTGTAATTGGCATTGCTGTTTCCTTTTACGGTGTAACCATTTAGGCCGCCTTTTATTCCAATATTTGTATGTTGCGACTGAACTGTACCCAACATGATGACGAAAGCGATTGCTGAAGAGAGATATTTTTTCATGTAATTTTTATTATTTTTTGTTTACGACTTTGTTATTATTAACTTGGGGCAAAAGTCACCATACAGTGAGGCACTCATGTTACACATTTTAGGCAATATATTACATGAATCACAGATGGTGATTTTGGTATATTGAATAGACCTCTTTCATAATTCAAATAAGAAAAGCCAAATTATAACGGACACTTTATTTTATTGTAGTATCGCTCGCCGCGAACTCCGATAACTATCG harbors:
- a CDS encoding porin family protein, translated to MKKYLSSAIAFVIMLGTVQSQHTNIGIKGGLNGYTVKGNSNANYTPKLGLNLGVLAHIHLSKKFALQPEIVFSVQGTKYTSNGKNVDLQLKYVNIPILFQYMFENGFRLELGPQVGILTGAKNKVDDFKTNVNSSFKSVDLGLAVGMSYVRPATGFGFDIRYNHGLTNINTNNTFNTFNRGVQVGLFYLFQHKA